From Lytechinus pictus isolate F3 Inbred chromosome 6, Lp3.0, whole genome shotgun sequence, the proteins below share one genomic window:
- the LOC129263663 gene encoding proton-coupled folate transporter-like → MRGSKNYFEFTELVNKDDDEKAFKDSSRLDDHGFDMDDDDDDDRKNKTCFVTVEPVVLLFYMAYSMMSTMRTEYVTKRIYNEYDIHNGLRLNFDPWRDECDEPINASISNYTNTSMNMENAQADASYWLLIYNLVQIFPAMIVSPLIGSWSDRAGRKVAMLLPAFGYLIGISIWLVVFYYHLSKSYITIAYLIMGSFGDFPTLLAVCNAYMSDIATRQSRTYRMIILGIVIEFTTGVSQIVIGFWIFYSGFAAPFWFIFAAIVTVIAYIVIFLKESNTNIGERPANFFSASQFDAVFALFARADSRKRSELVSCLVVLGVHMMSLHSTFLLVLLVVLSPPLCWTSIIVGFYIASSFLFGSVGTLIGGKLFSGLTDDLTISQIGIWSSLIGLSFIAFGNSSLVLFLGAMLGSFRFLTSPSMRSRLSKLADEHEQGAVLACASCVESLGSLIGPSLYNLIYSLTLEYFRGIVFLVMAALYVPISVLVTYHRWYDLITTAPSIDEKRGSDVKTPE, encoded by the exons ATGAGAGGGAGCAAAAATTATTTCGAATTCACCGAATTGGTGAACAAAGACGATGACGAGAAGGCATTCAAGGACAGTTCACGCCTGGACGACCACGGATTCGATATggacgatgatgacgacgatgatcgTAAGAATAAGACATGTTTCGTTACGGTCGAACCAGTCGTACTCCTTTTCTACATGGCATATAGCATGATGTCAACGATGCGAACGGAATACGTCACAAAGCGCATCTACAACGAGTACGATATCCATAACGGTTTGCGTTTGAACTTTGACCCCTGGAGAGATGAGTGCGACGAACCAATCAACGCAAGCATTTCAAATTACACGAATACTAGTATGAATATGGAGAACGCGCAGGCGGACGCTTCCTACTGGTTGTTGATATATAATCTTGTTCAGATATTCCCCGCGATGATCGTATCACCGTTGATCGGATCGTGGAGCGATCGCGCAGGTCGTAAGGTGGCGATGTTACTCCCAGCGTTTGGTTATTTGATCGGAATATCGATCTGGCTTGTAGTTTTCTACTATCATTTATCGAAATCCTATATCACTATCGCATATCTTATAATGGGATCCTTTGGGGACTTCCCAACGCTCCTCGCCGTCTGCAATGCCTACATGAGCGATATCGCTACGCGACAATCGCGAACATATCGCATGATCATCCTGGGTATCGTAATCGAATTCACAACAGGTGTATCGCAAATCGTTATCGGATTTTGGATTTTCTACTCGGGTTTCGCTGCTCCATTTTGGTTTATTTTTGCAGCTATTGTGACAGTCATTGCATACATTGTAATATTCCTCAAAGAATCGAATACAAACATCGGCGAAAGGCCAGCAAACTTTTTCTCTGCCTCGCAGTTCGATGCTGTGTTTGCGCTTTTCGCGCGCGCAGATTCAAGGAAGAGAAGTGAGCTAGTCTCTTGCCTAGTCGTTCTTGGGGTCCACATGATGAGTCTGCATTCAACTTTCCTATTGGTTCTACTGGTCGTTCTAAGCCCTCCGCTGTGTTGGACGTCTATCATTGTGGGGTTCTACATCGCTTCGTCTTTTCTCTTCGGTTCAGTTG GGACACTGATTGGCGGGAAACTCTTCAGTGGTCTAACAGATGATCTAACTATCTCTCAGATTGGGATTTGGTCTAGTCTCATTGGTCTGTCTTTCATTGCCTTCGGAAATTCTTCACTTGTACTCTTTCTTG GTGCAATGTTGGGATCATTCCGGTTTCTGACGTCACCATCGATGAGGTCAAGGCTCTCTAAGCTAGCTGATGAGCACGAGCAGG GTGCCGTGTTGGCTTGTGCAAGTTGTGTTGAAAGTCTTGGCAGTCTGATTGGTCCATCGTTGTATAACCTCATCTACAGTCTTACTCTGGAATATTTTCGAGGGATCGTGTTCCTCGTCATGGCAGCCCTATACGTTCCGATATCCGTTCTTGTCAC GTATCACCGCTGGTACGACTTAATCacgacagcgccatctatcgaTGAAAAACGGGGCAGTGATGTCAAAACACCCGAATAG